In Deltaproteobacteria bacterium GWC2_65_14, one genomic interval encodes:
- a CDS encoding protease HtpX — protein sequence MGNTLKTGLLLALLTGLFLLVGDAVGGQNGMVMAFGFALLMNVGAYWFSDKIVLRMYKAQEVSEAEAPELYAAVARLATAASIPMPKVYLIPSDSPNAFATGRNPAHAAVAVTRGILRILSRDELEGVLAHEIAHVKNRDILIGTVAATLAGAVMMLARFAQFAAIFGGGGGRDREGGGGGFGLLAMAIIAPLGAMLVQMAVSRSREYLADEKGARYCGKPESLASALEKISFASKRVPLEASAATAHMFILSPLSGGGVLSLFSTHPPVEKRIERLRGMRRAAA from the coding sequence ATGGGAAATACGCTGAAAACAGGGCTGTTGCTGGCGCTCTTGACGGGTCTTTTCCTGCTGGTGGGAGACGCGGTGGGAGGTCAGAACGGCATGGTGATGGCCTTCGGCTTCGCCCTGCTGATGAACGTCGGGGCCTACTGGTTCTCCGACAAGATCGTCCTCCGGATGTACAAGGCGCAGGAGGTTTCCGAGGCGGAGGCGCCGGAGCTGTACGCGGCCGTGGCCCGTCTCGCGACGGCCGCCTCGATCCCGATGCCGAAGGTTTACCTGATCCCGAGCGATTCGCCGAACGCCTTCGCGACGGGGCGGAACCCGGCGCACGCGGCGGTGGCGGTGACGCGCGGCATCCTGCGGATCCTCTCCCGGGACGAGCTGGAGGGGGTCCTGGCGCACGAGATCGCCCACGTGAAGAACCGGGACATCCTGATCGGGACGGTGGCGGCCACCCTGGCCGGGGCGGTGATGATGCTGGCCCGGTTCGCACAGTTCGCGGCCATCTTCGGGGGGGGCGGCGGCCGGGACCGGGAAGGCGGCGGGGGAGGATTCGGGCTGCTGGCGATGGCGATCATCGCCCCTCTCGGAGCGATGCTCGTCCAGATGGCGGTTTCCCGCTCGCGGGAGTACCTGGCCGACGAGAAGGGGGCCCGATACTGCGGGAAGCCCGAGTCGCTGGCGAGCGCACTGGAGAAGATCTCCTTCGCCTCGAAGCGGGTTCCCCTCGAGGCCTCCGCTGCGACCGCGCACATGTTCATCCTGAGCCCGCTTTCGGGGGGAGGGGTGCTCTCCCTGTTCAGCACCCACCCGCCGGTCGAGAAGCGGATCGAGCGCCTGCGCGGGATGAGGAGGGCCGCGGCGTGA
- a CDS encoding molecular chaperone, with amino-acid sequence MAIVRWLDPFRDLTGIQDRMNQIFEDALSRSRGRDEGMRTGMWTPAVDIYEKNDFVVVKAELPGVEKDQISVEVKDGILTLRGERKLERDVKEESYHRIERAYGSFLRSFSLPVSVDQDKVKAKFKDGVLEVELPKKEKTKPKQVKVDVT; translated from the coding sequence ATGGCGATCGTACGCTGGCTGGACCCGTTCCGGGATCTTACGGGCATCCAGGACAGGATGAACCAGATCTTCGAGGATGCGCTCTCCCGCTCGCGGGGGCGGGACGAGGGGATGCGGACGGGGATGTGGACTCCCGCGGTGGATATCTACGAGAAGAACGACTTCGTCGTGGTCAAGGCGGAGCTCCCCGGCGTGGAGAAGGATCAGATCTCCGTCGAGGTGAAGGACGGGATCCTGACCCTTCGGGGAGAACGGAAGCTCGAGCGGGACGTCAAGGAGGAGAGCTACCACCGGATCGAGCGCGCCTACGGGAGCTTCCTCAGGTCCTTCTCGCTCCCCGTGTCGGTGGACCAGGACAAGGTCAAGGCGAAGTTCAAGGACGGCGTCCTGGAGGTGGAGCTGCCGAAGAAGGAGAAGACGAAGCCGAAGCAGGTCAAGGTGGATGTGACCTGA